From the Desulfosarcina sp. BuS5 genome, one window contains:
- a CDS encoding formyltransferase family protein: MVIAKNQLLGFEAETEELNWMLADVTSEVCNKYIPKFSDILDKKQIHWDEIKYLFKKDFRKFDKLLFNLHFKRNKNFSELQRERILIFLSIGYLNSKDVRYFNEFLHFYKKTDNNKKYWLLMVKTFFDNLTESNHHPFPLCDNQEIESFMHKIKNNIELSRNKKVDTSLRVGLLGSPTFFKKIRDHLISNGFDVRCYFIPYHTNRKINFLLKNRFLFRLLCLSKRINFRFLQLDFSYKDPRIGEQLKKDKLDIGFHKLGFIIKKNIIEQFKIGIINDHWAILPYIRGRSTIEYSLLFGIPVVATAHIVEEGVDSGDIVSFYRYDNVKNKYSKISQIRNHIRREMEFRAIDAIEILSRNKGPIAQNRPEKGLMFYSMHPLLKKFIENNVLKKNCLIKYRLPTIGCKGRQTALRFFQASAPHEVWRFFQVGCFACLPPLSRVVSCLEHIGDVNE, translated from the coding sequence ATGGTAATTGCTAAAAATCAACTTTTAGGTTTTGAAGCAGAGACAGAGGAGTTGAATTGGATGCTTGCTGATGTCACTAGTGAGGTGTGTAATAAGTATATCCCTAAATTTTCAGATATTCTTGACAAGAAACAAATACATTGGGATGAGATTAAATACTTATTCAAAAAAGATTTCAGGAAGTTTGATAAATTGCTTTTCAACCTTCACTTCAAAAGGAACAAAAATTTTTCAGAGTTGCAGCGAGAGAGGATTTTGATTTTTTTATCAATTGGATATTTAAACTCAAAGGATGTTCGTTACTTTAATGAGTTCCTTCATTTCTATAAAAAAACAGACAATAACAAAAAGTATTGGTTGTTGATGGTAAAAACTTTCTTTGATAATCTTACAGAAAGTAATCACCATCCATTTCCGCTTTGCGATAATCAAGAAATTGAAAGCTTCATGCATAAGATTAAGAATAATATAGAGTTGTCTAGAAATAAAAAGGTTGATACATCGCTACGAGTGGGATTATTGGGGAGCCCAACATTTTTTAAGAAAATTCGAGATCATTTAATATCCAACGGATTTGATGTCCGATGCTACTTTATTCCATACCATACAAACAGAAAAATAAATTTCCTATTGAAGAACAGGTTTTTATTCCGGCTTCTTTGTTTGTCTAAAAGAATAAATTTCAGATTCTTACAGCTTGATTTTAGCTACAAGGATCCCCGAATAGGTGAGCAATTAAAAAAAGATAAACTAGATATAGGGTTTCACAAACTAGGTTTTATTATAAAAAAGAACATAATAGAACAGTTTAAGATCGGAATTATAAATGACCACTGGGCAATCCTTCCATACATTCGCGGCCGTTCAACGATTGAATACTCATTACTCTTTGGTATCCCAGTTGTTGCCACGGCGCATATTGTAGAAGAAGGTGTAGACAGTGGCGATATTGTAAGTTTTTACAGGTATGATAATGTCAAAAATAAATATTCAAAAATAAGCCAAATTCGCAATCATATTCGGCGTGAAATGGAATTCCGAGCAATTGATGCAATTGAGATTCTATCTAGGAATAAAGGACCAATAGCTCAAAACAGACCGGAGAAAGGGTTGATGTTTTATTCAATGCATCCTCTTTTGAAAAAATTTATAGAAAATAACGTGTTGAAAAAAAATTGTTTAATCAAATACCGCCTTCCAACAATCGGCTGCAAGGGACGGCAAACAGCGCTACGGTTTTTCCAGGCCAGTGCCCCGCATGAAGTCTGGCGTTTTTTTCAGGTTGGTTGCTTCGCTTGTTTGCCGCCCCTGAGCCGTGTCGTTAGTTGCCTTGAGCATATCGGAGATGTAAATGAATGA
- the ltrA gene encoding group II intron reverse transcriptase/maturase: MPKGHPVKRIWIDKEGGKKRPIGIPVLEDKIVQKAAAAILNVIFDRNFYNFSHAFRKGRSQHMAIKDLREQCLKQNISWIVSADITGLFDNINHELLKDMIRRRVSDGGMIRLIGKWLNAGVMEEGNLTYSETGTPQGGVISPVLSNIFLHYVLDDWYVKEVIPRMKGRCSIIRWADDFILGFEYEKDALRVMDVLPRRFEQFELSLHPEKTKLIRFSKRISGKGNGTFDFLGFTFYWSKSLKGYMVIKKKTARKRSSRFMKRIWIWCKDNRHKPMAEQYEILCSKLRGFYQYFGVISNYKVLEVVFEYTEKAWRRWLSRRSHKGEVMFEDLRTTYPLPLPRIVHNI, encoded by the coding sequence TTGCCGAAAGGACACCCTGTAAAGCGTATCTGGATAGACAAGGAAGGAGGGAAAAAGCGTCCAATTGGCATACCTGTACTTGAGGATAAAATTGTCCAGAAAGCAGCAGCAGCCATATTGAATGTCATATTTGACAGGAATTTTTACAATTTTTCCCATGCATTCAGAAAAGGTCGGAGCCAACACATGGCAATCAAAGATTTACGTGAGCAATGCTTGAAGCAGAATATCAGCTGGATAGTAAGCGCAGATATTACAGGACTATTTGACAATATTAATCACGAGTTACTTAAAGACATGATACGTCGGAGAGTAAGTGACGGCGGAATGATTCGCCTGATAGGGAAGTGGTTGAATGCAGGCGTAATGGAGGAAGGCAACCTGACGTACTCTGAAACGGGCACTCCACAGGGAGGAGTAATTTCCCCTGTGCTCAGTAATATCTTTCTTCATTATGTTTTAGATGACTGGTACGTGAAAGAAGTGATCCCCCGGATGAAAGGGAGATGCTCCATCATACGCTGGGCGGATGATTTCATCCTCGGGTTCGAGTATGAAAAAGACGCATTGCGTGTCATGGATGTATTACCCAGGCGGTTCGAACAGTTCGAGCTGTCACTTCACCCGGAAAAGACAAAACTGATTCGATTTTCCAAACGCATTAGCGGAAAGGGAAACGGGACGTTTGATTTTTTAGGGTTTACATTTTACTGGTCAAAATCATTAAAAGGGTACATGGTAATAAAGAAAAAGACGGCAAGAAAGCGTTCAAGCCGTTTTATGAAGAGAATATGGATATGGTGCAAGGATAACCGTCATAAGCCAATGGCCGAGCAGTATGAGATTCTTTGCAGTAAACTGCGAGGTTTTTACCAGTACTTTGGAGTAATAAGTAACTACAAAGTGCTGGAAGTTGTGTTTGAATATACTGAGAAAGCATGGCGTCGATGGTTAAGCCGAAGAAGTCACAAGGGCGAAGTAATGTTCGAGGACTTGCGCACAACATACCCACTGCCATTACCCAGAATAGTCCATAATATTTGA
- the tnpC gene encoding IS66 family transposase: MGSTLTTEKTGKTKAHPKKKNSVKAKKGHGRKPAKNYTGAKKVRVFHDTLKPGDNCPECLKGKVYELKEPQRIIRITGNAPLSGTVYEMQRLRCNLCGAIFTASTPENVGEDKYDAKAKAMIALLKYGTGMPFNRLKDLQQSLGIPLPASTQFEIVDQMAMELTPIYQEFIRQGAQGDIIHNDDTTMKVLSLMKENKENNPERKGIFTTGILSKTDDHKIALFFTGRQHAGENLMDLLKRRIGLSPPIQMCDALSRNVPKEFETLLANCLTHGRRQFVDVLQSFPEECSYVLEILAEVYKNDKITKEQNMEAEERLRFHQDNSGPLMKKLNTWFHKQIDQHLVEPNSGLGQAIGYMLKHWEALTLFLREPGVPLDNNICEQALKKVVLHRKNALFYKTEHGAMVGDLFMSLIHTCNLSGTNPFDYLTALLEHASELSESPDKWMPWNYKSALIEPDNPEA, from the coding sequence ATGGGGAGTACCTTAACTACCGAAAAAACTGGAAAAACAAAGGCTCACCCAAAAAAGAAGAATTCTGTTAAAGCTAAAAAAGGTCATGGCCGCAAACCTGCTAAAAATTATACCGGGGCAAAAAAAGTCAGAGTCTTCCATGATACTCTTAAACCTGGAGACAACTGCCCTGAATGTTTAAAGGGCAAGGTATATGAATTAAAGGAGCCGCAGCGAATCATACGCATCACCGGAAACGCTCCATTAAGTGGAACTGTCTATGAAATGCAGCGTTTACGCTGTAATCTCTGTGGAGCAATTTTCACCGCATCGACACCTGAAAATGTGGGTGAAGACAAATATGATGCAAAAGCCAAGGCCATGATTGCTCTTTTGAAATATGGTACCGGTATGCCATTTAACAGACTTAAAGATCTTCAGCAAAGTCTTGGCATACCATTGCCTGCATCGACACAGTTCGAGATTGTCGATCAAATGGCAATGGAACTTACTCCGATTTATCAGGAATTTATCCGTCAGGGCGCTCAGGGCGATATCATTCATAATGATGACACCACTATGAAGGTTTTGTCCCTGATGAAGGAAAACAAAGAAAATAACCCGGAACGTAAAGGTATATTTACCACGGGTATACTGTCAAAAACCGATGATCATAAAATTGCACTGTTTTTTACCGGCCGTCAGCATGCCGGAGAAAACTTGATGGATTTACTTAAGCGTCGTATTGGTCTGAGCCCACCCATTCAGATGTGTGATGCTCTGTCCAGAAATGTTCCCAAAGAATTCGAAACTCTGCTGGCAAATTGTCTTACACATGGACGAAGACAGTTTGTTGACGTACTGCAAAGCTTCCCGGAAGAGTGCAGTTATGTACTCGAAATCCTCGCAGAGGTATATAAAAATGATAAGATTACCAAAGAACAGAACATGGAAGCTGAAGAACGGCTACGGTTTCATCAGGACAACAGCGGTCCGCTGATGAAAAAGCTCAACACCTGGTTTCACAAACAAATAGACCAACATTTGGTGGAGCCCAACAGCGGGCTGGGCCAGGCTATTGGCTACATGCTCAAACATTGGGAGGCGTTGACCCTTTTTCTCAGGGAACCAGGTGTACCTTTGGACAACAATATTTGCGAACAGGCTTTGAAAAAGGTCGTTCTGCATCGCAAGAATGCTCTGTTTTATAAAACTGAGCATGGTGCCATGGTAGGTGATCTGTTCATGAGTCTGATTCATACCTGTAATTTATCCGGTACCAATCCTTTTGATTACCTGACAGCACTGCTGGAACATGCCTCTGAGTTGTCAGAATCCCCAGATAAATGGATGCCGTGGAATTATAAATCCGCACTGATTGAACCGGACAATCCTGAAGCATAA
- a CDS encoding transposase, with product MKIPCAKRLGFVVSGLSFLQPALTNAQMYDFTLVATALILGSRLHLTEISCMLLKEKAVSTLSYLFSNAKICTDELQMLYLLQTLNTYKISHGYFIIDDTMKHHTKFCKWIHGVFILFDHALGTNLKATCIVFLYYSDGALIKFPIAFRVYHKGTGTLMPWQRGKRCDCITKYDLAVEMMEWAILKGFPKCIVLADSWFGISPFIKELNRLNLDYVLEIKANLKIRESCKEPKLTPKGRLAKYQYDLVGLAKYFEKITTFVRCGFPADPETGQKEKALYITKASTVRLNAIPGKHRIVESHDPATQTIKYLLTNCLTWEATKIISVYSHRWVIEEFFKNAKQLSDMEGATIRSEQGATLALYLVSWIDFLLHLENYKQCTVGKLPKEPLTIPSIVRRAQNENLEAFVLRVQSDEDFVNKLVEFSRANMNRNRKKYKELVVINGDVAAPMKKAA from the coding sequence ATGAAAATTCCATGTGCCAAACGGCTTGGTTTTGTTGTAAGTGGTCTCTCTTTTCTTCAACCCGCACTGACGAATGCCCAGATGTATGACTTTACCTTGGTTGCTACAGCATTAATATTAGGGTCACGTCTACATCTTACTGAAATTAGCTGTATGTTGCTGAAAGAGAAAGCAGTGAGCACACTTTCCTATCTTTTTTCGAATGCAAAAATTTGTACAGATGAATTGCAAATGCTCTATTTGCTTCAGACACTCAACACATACAAAATTTCTCATGGCTATTTCATCATAGATGATACCATGAAACATCATACCAAATTTTGTAAATGGATTCATGGTGTTTTCATATTGTTCGATCATGCACTTGGAACCAATTTAAAAGCAACTTGCATTGTTTTCCTCTATTATAGTGATGGGGCACTTATCAAATTCCCCATTGCTTTTCGAGTATATCACAAGGGAACCGGTACTCTTATGCCTTGGCAACGCGGTAAACGGTGTGACTGCATAACCAAATATGATCTTGCAGTAGAAATGATGGAGTGGGCCATATTAAAAGGGTTTCCAAAGTGTATTGTTCTTGCCGACTCCTGGTTTGGAATATCGCCATTTATCAAGGAGCTTAATCGGCTTAATCTTGACTATGTGCTTGAGATAAAAGCTAATCTCAAGATAAGAGAATCATGCAAAGAACCAAAGTTAACTCCAAAGGGACGATTAGCAAAATATCAATACGATCTTGTTGGATTAGCAAAATATTTTGAAAAAATAACAACCTTTGTTCGTTGTGGATTTCCTGCCGACCCGGAAACAGGTCAAAAGGAAAAAGCACTTTACATAACCAAGGCTTCAACAGTTCGCTTGAATGCCATACCTGGCAAACATCGAATAGTTGAAAGTCACGACCCTGCCACTCAAACCATCAAGTATCTCCTCACCAATTGTCTCACCTGGGAAGCCACCAAAATCATTTCTGTTTATAGCCACCGCTGGGTTATTGAGGAGTTTTTCAAGAATGCAAAGCAGTTGTCCGATATGGAGGGAGCCACTATCAGGAGTGAACAAGGCGCAACACTAGCGTTGTACCTGGTGTCCTGGATTGACTTCCTCCTCCATTTGGAGAATTACAAGCAATGCACTGTTGGAAAACTGCCAAAGGAACCATTAACGATTCCTTCAATAGTTCGCCGAGCGCAAAACGAAAATTTGGAAGCGTTTGTCTTGCGAGTACAATCCGATGAGGATTTCGTTAACAAACTGGTTGAATTCAGCAGGGCTAACATGAACCGCAATCGTAAGAAATACAAAGAGTTAGTTGTTATTAATGGGGATGTTGCTGCTCCTATGAAAAAGGCCGCATAG
- a CDS encoding IS3 family transposase (programmed frameshift): protein MGKIRKNYSASFKAKVALETVKKEKTISQLSSEYGVHSNQINQWRKRLLEELPDIFSKKRQKKEKDAEEFQAELYQQIGQLKVELDWLKKKLTFSIDIKRQYIEPNHSLIPVMRQCDLLGINRSTYYYQSCKDESYNLALMRLIDEEYTRYPFYGVEKMTAVLKRQGHTVNPKRIRRLMRLMGLEAIYPKPNLSKASKEHKIYPYLLRGVSIEQVDQVWSTDITYIRLNSGFIYLVAVIDWFSRYVLSYEFSTTLDKDFCIKALQGALKIAKPKIFNTDQGSQFTSDAFTGVLKKADVKISMDGRGRALDNIFVERLWRTVKYERVYLHNYETVREAIQNIGEYFGFYNNERLHQSLDYQTPAEIYFKTFPG, encoded by the exons ATGGGTAAAATTCGAAAAAATTACAGTGCATCATTCAAAGCTAAAGTAGCGCTTGAAACGGTTAAAAAGGAAAAGACGATTTCTCAACTATCTAGTGAATATGGAGTTCATTCAAATCAAATAAATCAATGGCGAAAGCGTCTATTAGAAGAATTGCCCGATATATTTTCAAAAAAGCGTCAAAAAAAAGAAAAAGACGCTGAAGAATTCCAGGCGGAGCTTTACCAGCAAATCGGCCAATTAAAGGTCGAATTGGACTGGCTAAAAAAAAAA CTAACCTTCTCAATTGATATAAAGCGTCAATACATTGAGCCGAATCATTCTTTGATACCGGTAATGCGCCAGTGTGATCTTTTGGGAATAAACAGATCAACCTATTACTATCAATCCTGCAAAGATGAGAGCTATAACCTGGCTCTCATGCGATTGATAGACGAAGAATATACCCGATATCCGTTCTACGGTGTTGAAAAAATGACGGCCGTATTAAAGCGACAAGGGCACACTGTTAATCCTAAACGAATAAGACGTTTGATGCGGCTTATGGGACTTGAAGCTATATATCCAAAACCAAATTTGAGCAAAGCATCAAAAGAGCATAAAATTTATCCATACTTGCTGCGAGGCGTTTCCATTGAGCAAGTTGACCAGGTGTGGTCAACGGATATTACCTATATCCGTTTGAATTCAGGTTTTATCTATCTTGTAGCAGTGATAGACTGGTTTAGTCGGTATGTCCTGAGCTACGAATTTTCAACCACATTGGATAAGGATTTTTGTATAAAAGCCTTACAGGGTGCCTTAAAAATTGCAAAACCTAAGATTTTTAACACGGATCAAGGCAGTCAGTTTACCAGTGATGCCTTTACCGGCGTTTTAAAAAAAGCCGATGTGAAGATCAGCATGGACGGCCGGGGCCGTGCTCTGGATAACATTTTCGTAGAGCGCCTTTGGCGTACCGTGAAATATGAACGTGTTTATCTTCACAATTATGAGACCGTCAGGGAGGCTATTCAAAACATTGGAGAATATTTTGGCTTTTACAATAATGAACGACTCCATCAATCTTTGGATTACCAGACCCCGGCAGAGATATATTTTAAAACTTTTCCAGGGTAA
- a CDS encoding DUF4338 domain-containing protein, with the protein MFTYRGRVVTDKDIIFIKELIAQNPDASRRALSRKLCIAWNWVQANGALRDMVCRGMMLELHRAGFIRLPDKKCNPHNPFVERRKPKKIQINQTLLETKLAKIRPLEFCQVRRSPHEKMFNSLIEYYHYLGYCHPVGEQLKYIVYTDGRPIACFAWSSAARHIGCRDRFIGWDAKTRKKNLHLLAYNTRFLILPWVRVPHLASHLLGHMIKILALDWRKIYNHPIWYLETFVDKTRFAGTCYKAANWKYLGDTTGRGKNDQTFKPNRSIKAVWGYPLAKNFRSLLRGDTIILPKNWTVV; encoded by the coding sequence ATGTTTACGTATAGAGGCAGAGTCGTTACTGACAAAGATATTATTTTTATCAAGGAGCTTATTGCTCAAAATCCGGATGCCAGCCGCCGGGCGCTTTCCAGAAAACTGTGCATAGCCTGGAATTGGGTCCAGGCCAATGGGGCATTGCGTGATATGGTCTGTCGGGGTATGATGTTAGAACTGCACCGTGCAGGATTCATACGTCTGCCGGACAAAAAATGTAATCCCCATAATCCATTTGTAGAACGTAGAAAACCTAAAAAAATTCAGATCAATCAAACTTTACTGGAAACAAAATTAGCCAAAATACGGCCGCTTGAATTTTGCCAGGTACGCAGAAGCCCGCATGAAAAAATGTTCAACAGCCTGATCGAGTATTACCATTATCTGGGTTACTGCCATCCAGTGGGCGAACAGCTGAAATACATCGTTTATACTGATGGGCGGCCAATAGCATGTTTTGCCTGGTCTTCTGCAGCGAGGCATATAGGCTGCAGGGACAGGTTTATCGGCTGGGATGCGAAGACGCGTAAAAAAAATCTGCACCTTTTGGCGTATAATACACGATTTTTAATTCTACCATGGGTGCGCGTACCACATCTGGCCTCCCATCTTCTTGGTCACATGATAAAAATCTTGGCCCTGGATTGGCGTAAAATCTACAATCATCCCATCTGGTACCTTGAAACTTTTGTGGACAAAACCCGTTTTGCCGGTACCTGTTACAAGGCTGCGAACTGGAAGTATCTTGGAGACACCACCGGCAGGGGTAAAAATGATCAGACATTTAAACCGAACCGATCTATAAAGGCTGTTTGGGGATATCCATTAGCCAAAAATTTTCGCAGCCTTTTACGGGGGGACACTATAATACTCCCCAAAAACTGGACAGTTGTTTAA
- the tnpB gene encoding IS66 family insertion sequence element accessory protein TnpB (TnpB, as the term is used for proteins encoded by IS66 family insertion elements, is considered an accessory protein, since TnpC, encoded by a neighboring gene, is a DDE family transposase.), with protein sequence MIQITPQMRILLAIDPVDFRKGIDGLNAVCRQVLRSDPFSGYVFIFRNKKATAIKIIMYDGQGFWMCQKRLSKGRFNWWPNKSGEAVRPLAVHELQLLIWNGNPVKAHVAPLWRPIPVKK encoded by the coding sequence ATGATTCAGATAACTCCGCAAATGCGTATCCTGCTGGCCATAGACCCGGTGGATTTCAGAAAAGGTATCGACGGTCTAAATGCTGTTTGTCGGCAGGTGCTGCGCTCCGATCCATTTTCAGGGTATGTTTTTATTTTTCGTAATAAAAAGGCAACTGCCATAAAGATCATTATGTATGATGGCCAAGGATTCTGGATGTGTCAGAAAAGGCTGTCTAAGGGACGTTTCAACTGGTGGCCAAACAAATCCGGTGAGGCGGTCAGGCCTCTGGCCGTTCATGAACTGCAGCTTCTGATCTGGAACGGTAATCCTGTAAAGGCTCATGTTGCACCATTGTGGCGGCCAATTCCTGTAAAAAAATAA
- the tnpB gene encoding IS66 family insertion sequence element accessory protein TnpB (TnpB, as the term is used for proteins encoded by IS66 family insertion elements, is considered an accessory protein, since TnpC, encoded by a neighboring gene, is a DDE family transposase.), which produces MIQITPQMRILLAIDPVDFRKGIDGLNAVCRQVLRSDPFSGYVFIFRNKKATAIKIIMYDGQGFWMCQKRLSKGRFNWWPNKSGEAVRPLAVHELQLLIWNGNPCPFGKRA; this is translated from the coding sequence ATGATTCAGATAACTCCGCAAATGCGTATCCTGCTGGCCATAGACCCGGTGGATTTCAGAAAAGGTATCGACGGTCTAAATGCTGTTTGTCGGCAGGTGCTGCGCTCCGATCCATTTTCAGGGTATGTTTTTATTTTTCGTAATAAAAAGGCAACTGCCATAAAGATCATTATGTATGATGGCCAAGGATTCTGGATGTGTCAGAAAAGGCTGTCTAAGGGACGTTTCAACTGGTGGCCAAACAAATCCGGTGAGGCGGTCAGGCCTCTGGCCGTTCATGAACTGCAGCTTCTGATCTGGAACGGTAATCCGTGTCCTTTCGGCAAGCGTGCATAG
- the tnpC gene encoding IS66 family transposase, translating into MKTPERIDLDVKQLDALLKRVKELLPPEDYELIKAMADTIYLLSQCVDNKAASIRRLLRMLFGATTEKTGKTKAHPKKKNSVKAKKGHGRKPAKDYTGAKKVRVFHDTLKPGDNCPECLKGKVYELKEPQRIIRITGNAPLSGTVYEMQRLRCNLCGAIFTASTPENVGEDKYDAKAKAMIALLKYGTGMPFNRLKDLQQSLGIPLPASTQFEIVDQMAMELTPIYQEFIRQGAQGDIIHNDDTTMKVLSLMKENKENNPERKGIFTTGILSKTDDHKIALFFTGRQHAGENLMDLLKRRIGLSPPIQMCDALSRNVPKEFETLLANCLTHGRRQFVDVLQSFPEECSYVLEILAEVYKNDKITKEQNMEAEERLRFHQDNSGPLMKKLNTWFHKQIDQHLVEPNSGLGQAIGYMLKHWEALTLFLREPGVPLDNNICEQALKKVVLHRKNALFYKTEHGAMVGDLFMSLIHTCNLSGTNPFDYLTALLEHASELSESPDKWMPWNYKSALIEPDNPEA; encoded by the coding sequence GTGAAGACCCCGGAACGTATAGACCTGGACGTCAAGCAGTTAGATGCTCTTTTAAAGCGTGTTAAAGAACTGTTGCCACCTGAGGACTATGAACTCATCAAGGCTATGGCTGACACTATCTACCTTTTAAGTCAGTGTGTGGACAATAAAGCCGCCTCCATACGACGGCTGTTGCGCATGCTGTTTGGTGCAACTACCGAAAAAACTGGAAAAACAAAGGCTCACCCAAAAAAGAAGAATTCTGTTAAAGCTAAAAAAGGTCATGGCCGCAAACCTGCTAAAGATTATACCGGGGCAAAAAAAGTCAGAGTCTTCCATGATACTCTTAAACCTGGAGACAACTGCCCTGAATGTTTAAAGGGCAAGGTATATGAATTAAAGGAGCCGCAGCGAATCATACGCATCACCGGAAACGCTCCATTAAGTGGAACTGTCTATGAAATGCAGCGTTTACGCTGTAATCTCTGTGGAGCAATTTTCACCGCATCGACACCTGAAAATGTGGGTGAAGACAAATATGATGCAAAAGCCAAGGCCATGATTGCTCTTTTGAAATATGGTACCGGTATGCCATTTAACAGACTTAAAGATCTTCAGCAAAGTCTTGGCATACCATTGCCTGCATCGACACAGTTCGAGATTGTCGATCAAATGGCAATGGAACTTACTCCGATTTATCAGGAATTTATCCGTCAGGGCGCTCAGGGCGATATCATTCATAATGATGACACCACTATGAAGGTTTTGTCCCTGATGAAGGAAAACAAAGAAAATAACCCGGAACGTAAAGGTATATTTACCACGGGTATACTGTCAAAAACCGATGATCATAAAATTGCACTGTTTTTTACCGGCCGTCAGCATGCCGGAGAAAACTTGATGGATTTACTTAAGCGTCGTATTGGTCTGAGCCCACCCATTCAGATGTGTGATGCTCTGTCCAGAAATGTTCCCAAAGAATTCGAAACTCTGCTGGCAAATTGTCTTACACATGGACGAAGACAGTTTGTTGACGTACTGCAAAGCTTCCCGGAAGAGTGCAGTTATGTACTCGAAATCCTCGCAGAGGTATATAAAAATGATAAGATTACCAAAGAACAGAACATGGAAGCTGAAGAACGGCTGCGGTTTCATCAGGACAACAGCGGTCCGCTGATGAAAAAGCTCAACACCTGGTTTCACAAACAAATAGACCAACATTTGGTGGAGCCCAACAGCGGGCTGGGCCAGGCTATTGGCTACATGCTCAAACATTGGGAGGCGTTGACCCTTTTTCTCAGGGAACCAGGTGTACCTTTGGACAACAATATTTGCGAACAGGCTTTGAAAAAGGTCGTTCTGCATCGCAAGAATGCTCTGTTTTATAAAACTGAGCATGGTGCCATGGTAGGTGATCTGTTCATGAGTCTGATTCATACCTGTAATTTATCCGGTACCAATCCTTTTGATTACCTGACAGCACTGCTGGAACATGCCTCTGAGTTGTCAGAATCCCCAGACAAATGGATGCCGTGGAATTATAAATCCGCACTGATTGAACCGGACAATCCTGAAGCATAA
- a CDS encoding DUF4338 domain-containing protein yields the protein MFTYRGRVVTDKDIIFIKELIAQNPDASRRALSRKLCIAWNWVQANGALRDMVCRGMMLELHRAGFIRLPDKKCNPHNPFVERRKPKKIQINQTLLETKLAKIRPLEFCQVRRSPHEKMFNSLIEYYHYLGYCHPVGEQLKYIVYTDGRPIACFAWSSAARHIGCRDRFIGWDAKTRKKNLHLLAYNTRFLILPWVRVPHLASHLLGHMIKILALDWRKIYNHPIWYLETFVDKTRFAGTCYKAANWKYLGDTTGRGKNDQTFKPNRSIKAVWGYPLAKNFRSLLRGDTQ from the coding sequence ATGTTTACGTATAGAGGCAGAGTCGTTACTGACAAAGATATTATTTTTATCAAGGAGCTTATTGCTCAAAATCCGGATGCCAGCCGCCGGGCGCTTTCCAGAAAACTGTGCATAGCCTGGAATTGGGTCCAGGCCAATGGGGCATTGCGTGATATGGTCTGTCGGGGTATGATGTTAGAACTGCACCGTGCAGGATTCATACGTCTGCCGGACAAAAAATGTAATCCCCATAATCCATTTGTAGAACGTAGAAAACCTAAAAAAATTCAGATCAATCAAACTTTACTGGAAACAAAATTAGCCAAAATACGGCCGCTTGAATTTTGCCAGGTACGCAGAAGCCCGCATGAAAAAATGTTCAACAGCCTGATCGAGTATTACCATTATCTGGGTTACTGCCATCCAGTGGGCGAACAGCTGAAATACATCGTTTATACTGATGGGCGGCCAATAGCATGTTTTGCCTGGTCTTCTGCAGCGAGGCATATAGGCTGCAGGGACAGGTTTATCGGCTGGGATGCGAAGACGCGTAAAAAAAATCTGCACCTTTTGGCGTATAATACACGATTTTTAATTCTACCATGGGTGCGCGTACCACATCTGGCCTCCCATCTTCTTGGTCACATGATAAAAATCTTGGCCCTGGATTGGCGTAAAATCTACAATCATCCCATCTGGTACCTTGAAACTTTTGTGGACAAAACCCGTTTTGCCGGTACCTGTTACAAGGCTGCGAACTGGAAGTATCTTGGAGACACCACCGGCAGGGGTAAAAATGATCAAACATTTAAACCGAACCGATCTATAAAGGCTGTTTGGGGATATCCATTAGCCAAAAATTTTCGCAGCCTTTTACGGGGGGACACACAGTGA